GGGAAAGCATCTATAGGAAACATtaaacaggattaaaaaaaattacctaagAACTCAAACCAGATGGATTACAGATAGAACTAGGCCCTTTTAATTCtagtatttttatattaaaattagttggggaaaaaagcataTTAGCTAACCTTTAGAACATTATCTGGTATCCTTGTTATTTCTGGAGGTGGAGGAGTATTGAGTAAATGGTCATAGTGTTCCAGTTTGGGAGGGGAAGGGTCCCCAGTATGTTTAAGATAGTCATCAGAGCTTGCAGCAAAAggaattctttcttctttgtatGGGGTATCTTTTGCATCATTCTTTGTCACTGACTCAAGCTTCCCCCCTGGTGTTAcctgctgctgcaaaagaaGTATTAAATGCCTTCAGTTAATTTACTTATGCTAGGTAAAGTATTTAGTAAATGTTCTTACATAATTACTATTAGAAAGTACTTTTATAGTGACATAATAAAAAATAGTATTggaaaacaaccccaaactgacattttaaaatctgcttaTGGCAAAGTGTGTGAAAATGTACATAATTGCAACTTACTACCTTAGCTTCTGCTTTTAGCCATCTTGTTTGAAAATCTGGACACTGTGGTGTTGCTGCATGACTGGGAAGAGGCAGTTCCTTTGTCTCTGGTGACCTTGATAATCCTGTATTATTTGTTTTGGAAGAGTCCTTCACATCAGGAGTACAGAACACAAATACCATAGGAGAAGCCATCCAGTCAGCTGCTGCTATCAAGGGtgagtgaaataaaattaaaaatatatatgtaaacacacacacacacatataactACTACCAGTTCCAGTTTCATTTTCTAAAGCATGTGTATCCTTTTAGTTGATATTTTGCTTGATCCATCCCTATTACAGTATTCCTTAAAGGCAAGTAATGCAAAGTAGTCATTCTAGTCCCACTACCCAATATAATTGAAGAAGCCCAACTTAAATCAGCATTCTTTTACCTTCTCATTTACCTAATTGTCACTATGTTTGTctcaagatttttaaaataatctatttCTCCTCTCTAAGAAGTTTTAGCATTAATCTTGGCAGTTTTAAATTACTGTCTTGCTAGCCCCTTTCTTTCCTGTCTTTAAACAGATCCAATAGGtattctcaggaaaaaaaaaaagctaagttggcaaaacagtttttttatttcaaacatgGATAAGCTGCAGttacaaaattattaatttctgtgCCTAATTCCAATTGGATATGAGTACAGGAGTGAGAAAAAATTTATAGGAAGTAAGAAACTTTCCCATAGAAGCCACCAACATTTTTAGACATCACTAATCATACAATGACCTGCCTTAAATTAAACATATTTAACCAGAAACACAATTTAAGTTAACCAATGTGTTTACAATGCTCTTGCACATGCATTCTGTAAAAATGCATATGTATATtaatttcacagatttttaaCTTACCATTCTCAGCTCTCTTACTTGATTTTGATGCAGGAGTAACCATGATTTCCTTGATGGTCATTTCTGGCAAATTCCCTCCATTATCGTCTCCTCTTTTAACCAACCTGAAAACCAAATCCCAGGTTAGCTCTCAAGTATTATGAAGAAGTCACAATTAAAGCAATATTGCCAACCTAGTCACTTTTCTAGGATCCATTTATGAATATGCaagtaaaaaaattagttttctcaaatgcattttttatagattttttcATGTGTGATTCTACTGCAGTTTGTGGTATGCAAATGTTCAGTCCAGCCACAAATGATCAAATATACTGAGATTTCAGTCTAAggcattaagaaaaaaacaaatgtcCAGGGTGCAACAGATGCCAGAGATGATAAATTCTGTGttatggattttattttgaaCTGCCTGTTGACTATATGAAATTAtacagaacaagaggaaatcttttctgcttttaaactAATAAGGGTCTTGTGAacaggaaaagatttttaattgaatttttaagtttaaataaaattgtttatCTTAATCAAATATTATTGAGCTTTCAAGTAATTTCAGTAATTACATAACTATTTAAAAGGAGAGatcccaaaattattttaaaagaaaatttagtgATTTCAAAGTGACAAGCTATTTAATATTGATTCCATAACACTGGAAacagaaactttaaaaattattttttcatatccAAGATTTTCTAGTGAAAAAATGGCATATACAGTTAAGAGAATACTAGGCAAAAAAGTGGAAACTTACCTAACCTACACACAAATCTATGTCTTTAAGtaagttattttaaatgtttaaaaagtaaTCTTAACTATCATAACCAGACTTAGATCTTCTCTACAAAATGtctaagctgaaaaaaatccccaataaacAGCATAGGCGGTATATTTTACTTAGAAGAACACGTCTCAAACTTTGAGTTAAACAAAAAAGTAACTTTTCAAGTCAGTTTTGTCTTTGAAGTCTTGCAGGTAGTTGAAATCATATGACtttgagtttttaaaatgaGCAGAACCAGTAGAATATTTAAAGTGGTTTTCATGCATATGATCCTTGTTTTCTAAACAATTTCTCTAAATATCAAATATTTAggtaaatttaaaaaggaacatATTGCTAATACTAACTATAAAAACATGACCTATTAACTATGTGCATGACCTCACTGctacaattattttcctttataatTAGAACAGTGAAAATCTAGGTAAGTCCTTTCAACAGAAGACTGGAGCAAAAGGAATAAACAGAGACAATACAGTGCTTCAAAAAATTTACTGAATGCTTTacaaaccattttctttttatactaaTAAAGCTTCTGCAACCTTTACACTGGCTGTGTAATATCTATGGCAGACAAGCCTAGGTTCAAACCTTTGGTCACATTGAAATTTTCTCTTTGTAATACATGAAGATTCTTATGGTGCACTCAAGGCAAGAAGCACAGCAGATGTATTTCATGTCAGCATCTGCCACTGCAATGGGTACGTGAAAAGATGCTTAGGGAATTAAATGACACAGGACCCAGCACAAGAGGGATAACAATCACCCACCTCAAGACAAAGAGAAGGGCAATAGTAGCAAGAAATTAGTAcagcaagaagaaaacacagaaagttCAGTGGAGAAACAATCTGAATTCCAGCAACTTACTTTTTGATTGCTTGAGAAGTTTTCTGAATAAGTGACATCGTATAATCTTCATTCATACACATGGTATGTTCACTAATGCCAAAGTGCTCAAGTTTTGGTGTCGCACACTCATAGTCATCCATCTTCAGCTTACATTTCGGTGTTTTGGGCAAAGCCTGCGGTGTTCGCAGCCTTAGCGGAGTCTCATTCTTGGCCTTTAGCTGGCGCGCGCTCGTCGTGCGCTGCGCTTTCAGCGCGCTCCAAGGCCGGGAGAAGGCGTACTGCGAGAGACCAAAGTCAGAGAGCTGCGGGTTACGCAGCGGGTCTTTGGGCAACGCTGGCTTCTCTGTAGAAGCAGATAGGTGAGGTACatcatttgctttttcttcatcaGATTTATTCTGGACAGACATCGCTGATTTACTGTTAGCTTcatccttctcttctttttaagaaaataaatgaaaaaaaattatgtcagAAGTTCCTGCTTTaagattttataaaataaattgtgaCACTTCCccagtatttaatttcttttacttgTTGTTGTAAAAAATAGATTCCTTCTTTCACTATAAAGTACTGAACCTGAAGCTACAACAGGTATCAAAAGCTCACATGGCTAAGCTATATTTATAAGTCACACATTTA
The sequence above is a segment of the Haemorhous mexicanus isolate bHaeMex1 chromosome 2, bHaeMex1.pri, whole genome shotgun sequence genome. Coding sequences within it:
- the SKA3 gene encoding spindle and kinetochore-associated protein 3 isoform X3, translated to MDVTGSFFGKLRELALTVENEVKQLERAMRREDEDYEYESPLTVLHDLHGEIKTQKEDVNASLGKICSEKKAVHEFMKASEILMQRNAADLGKVGELFQKYGYKPQIKDSTEEKDEANSKSAMSVQNKSDEEKANDVPHLSASTEKPALPKDPLRNPQLSDFGLSQYAFSRPWSALKAQRTTSARQLKAKNETPLRLRTPQALPKTPKCKLKMDDYECATPKLEHFGISEHTMCMNEDYTMSLIQKTSQAIKKLVKRGDDNGGNLPEMTIKEIMVTPASKSSKRAENAADWMASPMVFVFCTPDVKDSSKTNNTGLSRSPETKELPLPSHAATPQCPDFQTRWLKAEAKVQQVTPGGKLESVTKNDAKDTPYKEERIPFAASSDDYLKHTGDPSPPKLEHYDHLLNTPPPPEITRIPDNVLKMLSQYNNKADSSKALEMETKAGNTTRYESGSTNYRNKENRGYRGVFKTNI
- the SKA3 gene encoding spindle and kinetochore-associated protein 3 isoform X2, yielding MDVTGSFFGKLRELALTVENEVKQLERAMRREDEDYEYESPLTVLHDLHGEIKTQKEDVNASLGKICSEKKAVHEFMKASEILMQRNAADLGKVGELFQKYGYKPQIKDSTEEKDEANSKSAMSVQNKSDEEKANDVPHLSASTEKPALPKDPLRNPQLSDFGLSQYAFSRPWSALKAQRTTSARQLKAKNETPLRLRTPQALPKTPKCKLKMDDYECATPKLEHFGISEHTMCMNEDYTMSLIQKTSQAIKKLVKRGDDNGGNLPEMTIKEIMVTPASKSSKRAENAAADWMASPMVFVFCTPDVKDSSKTNNTGLSRSPETKELPLPSHAATPQCPDFQTRWLKAEAKQQVTPGGKLESVTKNDAKDTPYKEERIPFAASSDDYLKHTGDPSPPKLEHYDHLLNTPPPPEITRIPDNVLKMLSQYNNKADSSKALEMETKAGNTTRYESGSTNYRNKENRGYRGVFKTNI
- the SKA3 gene encoding spindle and kinetochore-associated protein 3 isoform X6, translated to MDVTGSFFGKLRELALTVENEVKQLERAMRREDEDYEYESPLTVLHDLHGEIKTQKEDVNASLGKICSEKKAVHEFMKASEILMQRNAADLGKVGELFQKYGYKPQIKDSTEEKDEANSKSAMSVQNKSDEEKANDVPHLSASTEKPALPKDPLRNPQLSDFGLSQYAFSRPWSALKAQRTTSARQLKAKNETPLRLRTPQALPKTPKCKLKMDDYECATPKLEHFGISEHTMCMNEDYTMSLIQKTSQAIKKLVKRGDDNGGNLPEMTIKEIMVTPASKSTAADWMASPMVFVFCTPDVKDSSKTNNTGLSRSPETKELPLPSHAATPQCPDFQTRWLKAEAKVQQVTPGGKLESVTKNDAKDTPYKEERIPFAASSDDYLKHTGDPSPPKLEHYDHLLNTPPPPEITRIPDNVLKMLSQYNNKADSSKALEMETKAGNTTRYESGSTNYRNKENRGYRGVFKTNI
- the SKA3 gene encoding spindle and kinetochore-associated protein 3 isoform X1, with the protein product MDVTGSFFGKLRELALTVENEVKQLERAMRREDEDYEYESPLTVLHDLHGEIKTQKEDVNASLGKICSEKKAVHEFMKASEILMQRNAADLGKVGELFQKYGYKPQIKDSTEEKDEANSKSAMSVQNKSDEEKANDVPHLSASTEKPALPKDPLRNPQLSDFGLSQYAFSRPWSALKAQRTTSARQLKAKNETPLRLRTPQALPKTPKCKLKMDDYECATPKLEHFGISEHTMCMNEDYTMSLIQKTSQAIKKLVKRGDDNGGNLPEMTIKEIMVTPASKSSKRAENAAADWMASPMVFVFCTPDVKDSSKTNNTGLSRSPETKELPLPSHAATPQCPDFQTRWLKAEAKVQQVTPGGKLESVTKNDAKDTPYKEERIPFAASSDDYLKHTGDPSPPKLEHYDHLLNTPPPPEITRIPDNVLKMLSQYNNKADSSKALEMETKAGNTTRYESGSTNYRNKENRGYRGVFKTNI
- the SKA3 gene encoding spindle and kinetochore-associated protein 3 isoform X5 translates to MDVTGSFFGKLRELALTVENEVKQLERAMRREDEDYEYESPLTVLHDLHGEIKTQKEDVNASLGKICSEKKAVHEFMKASEILMQRNAADLGKVGELFQKYGYKPQIKDSTEEKDEANSKSAMSVQNKSDEEKANDVPHLSASTEKPALPKDPLRNPQLSDFGLSQYAFSRPWSALKAQRTTSARQLKAKNETPLRLRTPQALPKTPKCKLKMDDYECATPKLEHFGISEHTMCMNEDYTMSLIQKTSQAIKKLVKRGDDNGGNLPEMTIKEIMVTPASKSSKRAENAAADWMASPMVFVFCTPDVKDSSKTNNTGLSRSPETKELPLPSHAATPQCPDFQTRWLKAEAKQVTPGGKLESVTKNDAKDTPYKEERIPFAASSDDYLKHTGDPSPPKLEHYDHLLNTPPPPEITRIPDNVLKMLSQYNNKADSSKALEMETKAGNTTRYESGSTNYRNKENRGYRGVFKTNI
- the SKA3 gene encoding spindle and kinetochore-associated protein 3 isoform X4 — translated: MDVTGSFFGKLRELALTVENEVKQLERAMRREDEDYEYESPLTVLHDLHGEIKTQKEDVNASLGKICSEKKAVHEFMKASEILMQRNAADLGKVGELFQKYGYKPQIKDSTEKDEANSKSAMSVQNKSDEEKANDVPHLSASTEKPALPKDPLRNPQLSDFGLSQYAFSRPWSALKAQRTTSARQLKAKNETPLRLRTPQALPKTPKCKLKMDDYECATPKLEHFGISEHTMCMNEDYTMSLIQKTSQAIKKLVKRGDDNGGNLPEMTIKEIMVTPASKSSKRAENAAADWMASPMVFVFCTPDVKDSSKTNNTGLSRSPETKELPLPSHAATPQCPDFQTRWLKAEAKVQQVTPGGKLESVTKNDAKDTPYKEERIPFAASSDDYLKHTGDPSPPKLEHYDHLLNTPPPPEITRIPDNVLKMLSQYNNKADSSKALEMETKAGNTTRYESGSTNYRNKENRGYRGVFKTNI